The Lates calcarifer isolate ASB-BC8 linkage group LG14, TLL_Latcal_v3, whole genome shotgun sequence genome has a segment encoding these proteins:
- the si:ch73-335l21.4 gene encoding E3 ubiquitin-protein ligase-like, with protein MFSELECGICYRTYNAGRRCPRELQCKHSFCQSCLLALSRQPGPEEAHPGADRLIVCPLCRQTTSISAVEKVRAELKVDECILERLLTAGVLDREEEEEEEEEVDQEEGECGCDDDDQGATLPDAPAEESDSSAGSRGGRFRRSWKKVWRKVMGKSSPQNGGERDCMTSDDLRNLAMMSCYMF; from the exons ATGTTTTCAGAGCTTGAGTGCGGAATTTGTTACCGGACCTACAACGCGGGTCGGCGGTGTCCCCGGGAGCTCCAGTGCAAACACAGCTTCTGTCAGAGCTGCCTCCTGGCTCTCTCCCGACAACCGGGACCCGAGGAGGCGCATCCGGGAGCCGACAGATTAATCGTCTGCCCGCTGTGCCGACAGACCACATCCATCTCCGCCGTGGAGAAGGTGAGAGCCGAGCTCAAGGTGGACGAGTGTATCCTGGAGCGGCTGCTGACCGCGGGAGTCCTCGaccgagaggaggaggaggaggaggaggaggaggtggaccaggaggagggagagtgcGGCTGTGACGATGATGACCAGGGGGCGACGCTTCCTGACGCTCCAGCCGAGGAGAGTGACTCCTCCGCGGGGTCCAGAGGCGGGAGGTTCCGGCGGTCTTGGAAGAAAGTTTGGCGGAAGGTTATGGGGAAGAGCTCACCACAGAACGGCGGAGAAA GAGACTGTATGACCAGTGATGACTTGAGGAACTTGGCCATGATGTCCTGCTACATGTTTTGA
- the LOC108897071 gene encoding uncharacterized protein LOC108897071, translating to MLGNIALYSRSLVVSLLLCSVVMSFIISDAARASPMTTQEDNRVKHNILSSLFPPYSQRHPLSTGPMSTETGLQTGTNDETDMSWNSRGALSIIDHRSNPQQFIKSNFGYYQNNQDNRQAGITRVPGEARPGSSTFSSHSQNSGQRFERPQSRLNYHSPSQKVGQTVNSYNSYPPIIRKSSQKEAGSPFYQVWVPTDAQKSNDRKVPRNNSPKLAMDKTALPLQTSEYWSTSLPSPRGHYSGYKETDELAAVRAQSTSTGVQSSKYRGFSSQTAPHVPSISVSLDESVIKHNPSPEKLTPSITDFSQGLNSVTSSKTLKHKRIQSYLFKDSQTSLESVNAVTGREEALSALRPSDAHDYGRFASNVKQLHRKNPTKKDPDMNVAQTDSFTKNQLIPSIYPPTQLSLYPASGKGRTVEIFVPDRHAASQGNSATSSKKSVVESLVNATTRGLFHGYKPGQSMKNIYGIRGFEKPVWPASKEHASSRRINSRQYSFDKGKDYKFKIANTYPSLSPKYSFGQRRASTTSTMTTNPKWTHTDYSPPSSGSLDLIQTTAVSTPGLFRSDFKDVQPLLPERDASKDSSPDQRQFRISKRIYGLKGFGTRPLEGAKPLVKEQDTSGTFEKGFGPRSSQIWQLKRSRIHRWYNRTGETEPETSNISSQRRNELSSEDFKPLLQTEGNSESVEHNRFTPDKYKKNRKIYSFLGFQPIQNRIGNAHKTYTEKIPKTVSSAYLRSVGGLRVESSPKSEPRTPSKAKAKPVAMRASLLNGSTSSMVRARRVKEKHVNSKKLNESTSLTGGAVSAAIVRLPKPIPTAVKDVTYAAILGSASFSSVRATTQVPLTPADKDYFPNATATTKQKEVVGNWTLNSDDGGHSRENMSRSPEAKAEEEVEDLSSVEENKPGFKSRKSDSGMKTFDCFLG from the exons ATGCTGGGCAATATTGCTCTTTACTCAAG atcTCTGGTTGTCTCCTTGCTGCTCTGTTCAGTCGTCATGTCGTTTATCATATCAGATGCGGCAAGAG CCAGTCCCATGACAACCCAAGAGGACAACAGAGTGAAGCACAATATCCTGAGCTCACTGTTCCCTCCATATAGCCAACGTCATCCCCTCTCTACTGGTCCAATGTCAACTGAAACTGGACTCCAAACTGGAACTAATGATGAAACTGATATGAGTTGGAATTCCAGAGGAGCTTTGTCAATCATTGACCATCGATCAAACCCTCAGCAGTTTATCAAAAGTAACTTTGGTTACTATCAAAACAACCAAGATAACAGACAAGCAGGAATAACCAGAGTTCCAGGTGAGGCTAGGCCAGGGAGCAGCACTTTCAGCAGTCACTCTCAGAACAGTGGGCAGAGATTTGAGAGGCCACAATCCAGATTAAATTACCATTCTCCCTCTCAGAAAGTAGGCCAAACTGTAAATTCTTATAATTCATACCCACCGATAATTAGAAAATCATCTCAGAAAGAAGCTGGAAGTCCCTTTTATCAAGTGTGGGTCCCCACAGATGCTCAGAAATCCAACGACAGAAAGGTTCCTAGAAACAACTCCCCAAAGTTGGCTATGGATAAAACAGCTTTGCCATTACAGACCAGTGAATATTGGAGTACTTCACTGCCAAGTCCTAGAGGGCATTACAGTGGCTATAAAGAGACAGATGAGCTTGCTGCGGTCAGAGCGCAGAGTACATCTACTGGGGTTCAATCAAGCAAATACCGTGGCTTTTCAAGTCAAACTGCCCCTCATGTGCCATCAATCAGCGTCAGCTTGGACGAGTCGGTTATTAAACACAACCCCAGCCCAGAAAAACTGACACCATCCATCACAGATTTCTCACAGGGGCTGAACTCAGTGACCAGCAGTAAAACTCTAAAACACAAAAGGATCCAGTCGTATCTCTTCAAAGACTCCCAGACCTCATTAGAGTCAGTTAATGCAGTAACAGGTAGGGAAGAAGCTTTAAGTGCACTGAGGCCCTCTGATGCACACGATTACGGCAGATTTGCTTCAAATGTTAAacaattacacagaaaaaatcCAACCAAGAAAGATCCTGACATGAATGTGGCCCAGACAGACAGTTTTACCAAGAATCAACTCATCCCAAGCATATATCCTCCCACTCAGCTCTCCTTGTATCCTGCCTCAGGAAAAGGTAGGACTGTAGAGATTTTTGTCCCTGATCGTCACGCAGCTTCCCAGGGTAACTCTGCCACTAGCAGCAAGAAATCTGTGGTAGAAAGCCTAGTTAATGCAACTACAAGGGGGTTATTCCATGGTTACAAACCAGGACAATCCATGAAAAACATCTATGGCATTAGAGGGTTTGAAAAGCCTGTGTGGCCAGCTTCGAAGGAGCATGCCTCCAGTAGAAGGATCAACTCTAGACAATACAGTTTTGACAAAGGAAAGGACTACAAGTTTAAAATTGCAAATACATATCCCTCTTTGTCACCAAAGTACAGCTTTGGCCAGAGAAGAGCTTCTACAACGTCTACTATGACTACAAATCCTaagtggacacacacagattattCACCGCCTTCTTCTGGCTCTTTAGATCTAATCCAAACAACAGCTGTTTCTACTCCAGGGCTGTTCAGATCAGATTTTAAGGACGTCCAGCCTCTGCTGCCTGAACGTGATGCCAGTAAAGACAGCAGCCCAGATCAGAGACAATTCAGGATCTCCAAAAGGATATATGGTCTCAAAGGATTTGGCACTCGACCACTTGAGGGAGCCAAACCTTTAGTTAAAGAGCAAGATACGTCTGGCACATTTGAGAAAGGTTTTGGACCTAGGAGTTCACAGATCTGGCAACTCAAAAGGAGCAGGATTCACAGATGGTACAATCGAACAGGTGAAACTGAGCCAGAGACCAGCAATATATCCTCACAGAGACGAAATGAGCTAAGCAGTGAAGACTTTAAACCACTTCTACAGACTGAAGGAAACAGTGAATCAGTCGAGCACAACAGGTTTACACcagacaaatacaaaaagaacagaaaaatctACTCTTTTCTGGGATTTCAACCCATTCAAAACAGAATTGGAAATGCACATAAGACGTACACAGAGAAAATTCCAAAGACAGTCTCTTCAGCTTATCTCAGATCAGTAGGGGGCCTCAGAGTTGAATCCAGCCCAAAATCTGAGCCAAGAACGCCCAGCAAAGCCAAAGCCAAACCTGTGGCAATGAGGGCGAGTCTGCTCAACGGTTCCACCAGCAGCATGGTGAGAGCGAGACGTGTGAAAGAGAAACACGTCAACAGCAAAAAGCTCAATGAGTCTACCTCTCTGACTGGTGGTGCTGTAAGTGCAGCCATCGTCAGGCTGCCCAAGCCAATCCCCACCGCAGTCAAAGATGTCACATACGCTGCCATTCTCGGAAGTGCTTCATTCAGCAGTGTCAGAGCTACAACCCAGGTGCCACTCACACCGGCTGATAAGGATTATTTTCCAAACGCTACCGCTACGACCAAGCAGAAAGAAGTGGTGGGTAACTGGACCTTAAACTCTGATGATGGAGGGCACAGTAGGGAGAACATGAGCAGAAGTCCTGAAGCAAAGGCTGAAGAAGAGGTTGAAGACTTAAGCAGTGTTGAGGAAAACAAGCCTGGCTTTAAAAGCAGGAAATCTGACAGtggaatgaaaacatttgactGCTTTCTTGGATAG